The genomic segment CTGCGATTACGGAATTGTCGGCGCTGATCCCGGCATCGACATTGCCGCCCGGCGCCCGAATCGCCGAACTCGCTCTCGAACGGGAACGCGAACTCTCGACCGATGTCGGCATGGGAGTCGCCATTCCGCACGCCCGTTGCCCCGGCCTGGGGAAGCCGGTGGTCGTGTTCGGCCGCAGCCAGCACGGCATCATCTTCAATGCCCACTCTTCCGAGCCGGTGCGGTTTGTATTCCTGCTGGTGACTCCCGCCGAACACCCTGAGATGCAGGTGATCATGCTGGGGAAGATTGCAGGCCTTGTCGGTTCGCCCGAAATCCGCCAGCAACTCTTCGAAGCCGCTACTGCTATCGAGGTTTACGACATTCTGGGGCGGTAACTCCCGATGTCATTTCGAACCCGACCGCGGCCTGCCGAATGCGCAGGCAAGGATGTATCTCTTTCTTCTCAATTCGGTTATGATCGACAGTCCCGCTTCCCTGCCTTGTAGACGATCCGGATTTTCGCGTGCGGCGAGAATTTGATCGGCTCGGAAAATCTGACGGTTGGCCGAATCGAGATGGCCGACTGCAGATATTTCCGCCGCAATCGTCAGCACGCCAGATCCGGCGACACCATCTCCGTCGGAATTGGAATGTGATCCAGTGAGAATCTGGGTCATCCCCCTGGACCGGCAACGTCGGGAAGCGACGTGACGGACCGCGACTCAAGCAATCGATATTGACCACATGAAGCCGGAATTCATTCGTAACTTTTCGATCATCGCCCACATCGATCATGGCAAGAGTACGCTCGCCGACCAGTTGCTGCTGAAAAGCGGGGCGATCGACGAACGGACTTATCAAGCGCAAATCCTCGACGACCTGGACGTCGAACGGGAACGGGGCATCACCGTCAAGGCCCGCGCCGTGGCGATCAAGTACCCCTACAAAGGGCAGATCTACCAGCTCAACTTCATCGATACGCCAGGGCACGTCGACTTCCACTACGAAGTCTCCCGGAGTCTGGCGGCGTGCGAAGGCGCGCTGCTGGTCGTCGATGCCTTCCAGGGGGTCCAGGCCCAGACCGTGGCGAACGCTTACGCCGCGATCGAAGCCGGTCTCGAAATTATTCCGGTCATCAACAAAATCGACCTCCCGGTCACCCGCATCGAAGAAGTCTGCGAGGAAATTGAGAACGTCATCGGTCTCGATGCCTCGAACGCCTTGCGGGTGAGCGCGAAAGCCGGCATCGGCATCGAAGATTGTATTGAGGCCATCATTCAGCGAATTCCGGCGCCAAAAGGGCTGCCGGATGCTCAACTGCGGGCACTCGTCTTCGACAGCAAGTACGACGACTACCGGGGCGTGGTCACCTATATCCGCGTTGTCGACGGCACGATTCGTAAAAAGGACCGCATCCGTTTCATGCGCGGGGCGACGGTGCACGAAGTCATCGAACTCGGCCAGTTCTGCCCGTTCATGGAAACGGTCGAAGAACTCGGGCCGGGCCAGGCGGGCTACCTGATTACCGGCGTGAAGGTGCTCGGCAACATTCATGTCGGGGATACGGTGACGCTGCAGGGAAATCCCGCCAGCGAGCCGCTTCCCGGTTACAAGCAGCCCAAGCAGATGGTGTTCTGCGGGATGTATCCGATCGACGCCACCGACTTCGAAAAGCTGCGGTTCGAACTCGACAAGATGCTGCTGAACGACGCCAGCTTCTCGTTCGCGCCGGAAACCAGCGATGCCCTGGGCTTCGGGTTCCGCTGCGGCTTTCTCGGCATGCTGCACATGGAGATCATCCAGCAGCGGCTCGAAAAAGAAGCCGACGTCGACCTGATTCAAACCGCGCCGAACGTCACCTATCAACTGCTCAAGCGGACCGGCGAACTGGTCACCATCGACAACCCCGCCGAAGTCCCCGACTCGGGGTCGATCGATGAATTCCGCGAGCCGATCGCCCGCGTGACGTTCATTCTCCCCACCGCCAGCATGGGGACGATCATGCAGCTCTGCTCTGACCGCCGCGGGGAATACAAGAGCACCGAATTCCTCGGCCGCGACCGCGCCCAGTTGGTCTACGAGATGCCGCTGGCCGAAATCATCTACGACATGCACGACAAGCTGAAGTCGATTACCCGCGGCTACGGCACGATGGATTACGAAGTGGTCGGCTTCAAAGCGGCCGATCTCGTGAAGCTCGACATTCTGGTGAAGGGGAATCTGGTCGAGGCGCTGGCCACGATCGTGCACCGCCAGTCGGCCGAGCGCCGCGGACGTGCGCTGGTCAAAAAGCTCAAGGAAGAAATCCCGCGTCACCAGTTCGAAGTGCCGATTCAGGCCGCCATCGGTTCCCGCGTGATTGCCCGCGAAACGATCCAGGCCCTCCGCAAGAACGTGACCGCCAAGTGCTACGGCGGAGATATCTCGCGAAAGCGGAAGCTGCTGCAGAAGCAGAAAGAGGGCAAGAAGCGAATGAAGCAGTTCGGCGAAGTCGAAATTCCGCAGAAGGCCTTCCTCTCGGTCCTGGAAGCCGGCAAGGACGACTAGTGAGGGGCCAGGGGAGAGGGAATAGGGGACAGGGAAATTCCATCTTGCGTCTCGAAGGTCGAGTCCATGTCGAACGCGGACCAGGAAATTCGAAGCGGACGGCGATACGCCTTCGGGAAGAACTGGTCTTCATTTCTGACAACGCTCGATGACGCCCGCATTGAGATTGCTATGCAGTCGCTCCGCGATCTGCTGGGAGTCGATACGCTCGAGGGCCGTACGTTTCTCGACGTCGGTTCCGGCAGCGGCCTGTTCTCGCTCGCTGCCAGAAAGCTGGGCGCCGATGTCACGTCGTTCGATTATGACAACGACTCGGTCGCCTGCGCGATTGAATTGCGCAAGCGGTATGAAACGGATCCAGCGCGGTGGAGCATCCAGCAAGGGTCGGCGCTCGATGAGCCGTTTCTGAATTCACTCGGAACATTCGATGTCGTCTATTCCTGGGGTGTGCTGCACCATACCGGCGACATGTGGCGAGCGCTCGATCTGGCGTCGAATGCCTGTCGCTCGGGCGGGCTACTGGCAATCGCGCTGTACAACGATCAGGGCTGGCGATCACGCGGCTGGCGACGGGTCAAGCAAATTTATTGCTCAGGTGCGGCCGGAAGAGCGGCCATGACGCTCGCGTTCTACCCATATTTCGCCGCGCGAACTGCGCTGGTCTCCCTGGTACGAAGACAGAACGAGTTTGCCGCGTACCGGCGACATCGCGGGATGTCGATCGTGCATGACTGGCGTGACTGGCTGGGCGGCCTGCCGTTCGAGGTCGCGCGCTTTGACGATGTCGTCAGCTTCTTTGCCTGTCGTGACTTTGAACTGGTCCGGGGCACACGGACACACCGCCTTGGGTGTCACGAATTCGTCTTCTGCAAATCGCCCGAGGCGCAAAGAAAAAGCCCTACGGGTGACCAAAGTCACCCACAGGGCTGAGATACGGGATCCGCGAAACGCGGAGACCGACTCTTATTCTGCCTGGCGTGTGTTCGAGGTCAGCGAACATCAGGGATCCTCCCTGTCCTTCCCCGGCCTTACGAATGACACGCTCGTGCAGGAACAATTTCTCTCTACGCAGTTTTTACTGCGCATTTGATCGACGTGGGTAGACCAGTTTCCGTTGGAAACCCAAAGATTTCCCGGTCGCAGGAAAACCCGCAATTCTTGCTGAAGCTATTCGAAACAGGGGACTGACGTCCCCCGCTCGCCTTAGAAGCGGAAGTAAACGCCCGAGCCGCCGTAACCACGGCCGTAGGCGCCTGGGTATCCATAGCCGCCGTACCCGCGGTTATAGCCCCGGTAACCGGTGTTGTAGTAACCCGGATAGCCGCCGTAGTAGCCTCGGTTGTAACCATATCCACCGCGGCCATAGCCGCCGTAGCCGGAACCGACGCCGATCACAACACGACCGCCGCGTCCACCGCGCCAGCGTGCCGCCTCAGCGGTATCCGTTCCCACAACAGCCATGACCATCACAGCAGCAAACAATCCCAATAATGCACGTTTCATTGCTCTCCCCCTCGTCTTGTCTTGTACTACCCGTCGTTTGATTCTTGTCTTGTGCAGGATGGGTAAAGCAACCGCCATGCCAGCGAGGTCGGTCGAAGAAGTTGAGCGGCAAAAAAAGCAGAAACAGGCCTCAATTGCCTAGAACCCCTGAACTCTGCGTAGGAGAAACAAAGCCAATTGAAGGCTCAGCGATCAATTGACGTCGATTTTCGCACAGATACGGAGAGCGCAGCGTCCAGTTTGTATTCGTCTTGATGACGAAATCGTCAGATTGAGGGACAAAAGCGAGACAGTCAGCTCACTCTGTCTGCTGACGAGACAGTTGCTCGTAGTATTCGCGGACGAGTTCCGAATACTTCTCCGGCACCGGATCGCGATCGATTGGAACCAGCTTCTTGTTCGGGTCGCGCCGTGCGAGTTCTTCGGCCACCTGTTGCTGCAGCTCCAGCAATGGCCCATAGACCGAGGATCGCACCATTTCCCAGTTGGGCTGTTTCGAATGCCGCTTCACGTCGAGGCGTTCGAGTCGAGTGCGATCCCGGATCATTGCCGCCTGCGAGCGGAGTTGCGGAGTGTTCAACATTTCTTCGACATCCCGCATGCGGTCAGACCATTCGCGAAAGCCGCCTCCCGAGACGGGATTGTTGGGCGCGCCAAGTCCTCCTTCGCCGCCGCCCCCCGGTTGGGAGTTCATCAGCTCAGTGAGAATGTCATTGGATTGCTGATTCTGTTGTGACGAACCGCCCTGGCCCCCTTGGCCCTGCTGACCAGGTTGACGGCCCTGACCCGGCTGCTGACCGGGGCTTTGGCCTGGTTGTTGTCCTTGCCCTTGGCCTTGCTGTCCTTCACCTTGTTGGCCTTGCTGACCTTGGCCTGGCTGTTGTCCTTGTCCTGGCTGTTGTCCTTGTCCTGGCTGTTGTCCTTGTCCCGGCTGTTGTCCTTGTCCCGGCTGTTGGCCGCGTTCGCCTTGCCCAGGCTGTTGCCCCTGGCCCTGCTGTCCTTTTTGCCCCTGACCCTGTTGGCCGGGTTGTTGTCCCGGTTGCTGACCTTGACCGGGCTGCTGTCCAGATTGCTGACCTTGGCCGGGTTCCTCCCCAGGTTGCTGGCCCTGATCTTTTTCCTGACTGGATTGCGAGTCCTTTCCCGGCTGCTGCCCTTCACCGCTCTGCTGCTGTCCATCCTTGCTCTGTTGTTGGCTGGCGCCAGGTTCACGGCCGGATTGCGACGGCTGTTTCTGGCCTGGCTGCGACGATGTCTGCTCACCGGGGGCGTTCGCCTCCAGCTCGCGGCGGATGGCTTCGGTCAGTTGTTCAAGTTCGGCTTGAGCCAGTTTCAGGGCAGATTCTTCGTCTCCCAAGACGCTGCTGGCGGCCTCTTCGACGCCGGCCTGTAACTGTTCGATTCCCTGTCGCGCCTGCTCTTCCGACTTTTTGGCTTCCGCCGTCAAGCCGCGTTGAGCATACGTCTGAGCCTGTTCGAGCGATTGCTCGGGATCGAATTTGCGGAGGTCGCGGAGCGTGTCATACAGCTTCTTCGACAACAGCGGTTCGCTGGTTTCTGACGCCTCGATGAGTTGACGCGTCTTCTCGAGGGCCTCGCCCAGCTTCGCCTGCTGCTGTTCGAACTGTTCCGGGATCGACTTATCGTCCGCCGCAGCATCATCTCGCAGCGAGGGTGCGGACCCTTTCGGTTTCTCGCCAGGCTGCTGAAACTTCTCGGCGATTTTCTGTTCGGCTTCCGCGAGTTCCCGCACGTCGTCCCGCAGTTCGCGCATCGCTTCACCGAACTGACCGGCAGCCTGCTTGCGGAGTTCTTCTTCGAGTTGCTGCAAGTCGCGCTGGGCCCGGGTGCCTTCGGTGAGAGCTCGTGAGGTCTGACCTTGCTGCAACGCTTCAGATGCCCGTTGCACGCGTTCGCGTGCGGAGTCCGCCTGTTCGCGGGAATCGATCATCCGCTCGCGGTTCTGCTCTTGGTTCATCTGCTCACGGGCTTCGTCGAGATCGCGGAGCAGTTCTTTTTGTTCTTCCCCCAGCCGCTTGAGCTGCCGTTCGATTTCCGCTTTGGCTTCATCCGTGTCGGCATTCCGCAACGCGTTTTCGAGTTCCCGCAAGCGGTCGTTCAAGTCCGCCTGTCGACGGGCGAGTTCCTTCAAACGATTCAGCAGTCGCTGGGTTTCCTTCGCGGCAGCGCTCTGTTCTGCCTGGGCTTGCCGTTCCGTTTCGTAACGGTCGCGGTCGTTCTTCAGCTTCAGGGCCTGCATCTGCTGGTCCATCCGCTGCGAGGCGGGCGTCTCCCCTTTCCCTTGTGCCTGCATCAACAACTTTTCACGAGCCTGCAGTCTTAACAGGGCTCGGTACGCATCTTGTGCCGCGGCACGGGCGTCTGGCAGGGGGACAATCGACGGCCCGCCGCGGGCCTTGTCGAATTGATCGGCCGCCGTCTGCATATGAGCCATCGCCTGCGTGGCATACTCTTTTAGTAGTGCGTCTTGCAGTTTGCCCCGCAGAGCTGCTGCCATCTGGCGTGCCTGACGTTGGGAGTCGCCGAGAGTCCGGGTCTCTTTATCGAACGTGCCTGAGGGAGGATCGGCTTTCTCCTTGCGGATGACATTCCAGGTTCCCGTCACGATCTGTCGCTGCAGTTCCAGCAGTTGCGTGCTGGGCTGGCCTTCCCCCTTCTCAGGCGGAACCTGACGGAAGATTTCTTCGAACGGCCGCACTTCGGCAAAGAACATGTCGCTGAAGGATCGACGGGGCTGACCATCCGGGCCCACGTCGTCCGCATAGAAGTAGTAGGAAACGAGGTCGTCCGGTTTGACCGACAGCCCTTCCATCGCCAGCAGATGCGAAACCGCTGTCTTCTGGTCAGGCTTTTGGGCCTCGGCCAGGGGAAGCGTTTTCTCTGCACCATCTGGCGTTTGATAGACGAGCCCCAGCTCTTTCAGACCATAGTCGTCGGCCGCCTCCGCATTCACCAGCAATTCCTGCAGAGAAGAAACGCGCACGTCTTTGCCGGGGAACGCGACTTTGAGATCAGGCGTGCGGTTGGGAACGACCGTGATCCGAAACTCCGGCGGTTCCCGATTCGCACGGCCTTGTTCATCGATGAGATGCAGTTTGAATTTGCGTTCGCCGGGTTCACCCAGCTTCCAGCCCGCAGTGCGATTGAGCGGCTGATCGGCCACGCTCGCCAATTCAATGGTGGGCGCATCTGTCGGGACAAGCGTCGCCGACTTCACGGGCTTATTGAGCAGGCAATTCAGATCGAGTTGCGAACCTTCCACCACGGTGATGCGGCGGACATCCGGAATTTTCTTTTGTTCGAGATGGGTGTACTCGGGGAACGTCACCTGAGCATCGGCCTGTACCAGCGCCGGATAATCAAATGCGGTGACCTGATAGTCAGATGAACGCTGCCCTGCGAACTCGACGTGATAGGTGAGATCTTTTTTGACGTCCGGCACTCGACCGCCAAAGAAAGGGTCGTCGAGGCTTTTCGTGAGCGGAACGCGAATCTCGCTGCCGTCAGGGTCGGTCGCCACCAGTTCCACTTCCGAAGGAAGATCTTTGGGGAAGCGGGCGATTACCAACAGGCTGCTGCCGCGTTCGAGTTCGACATTCCCCGGCTCGACAACGACGTTCCAGGGGACATTCGGAGAATCTGCCAGGGGAGTTCCCGTCCCGAGCATGCCAAAGGCGCCCGGCGAGGATTTCCAGAGTTCGACGGAGATCGCCAGACAAGCCAGGATCGCTAACGCATGCGCCGCATGGGCGAGCCAGAGCTTGGAACGTCCCACCGCGCGATGCCAGTCTTGCTGCCGCAATTGTGCGAAGACTTCGCTGAGCAATTCGGTCTGCAGAAACGAGAAATCCCAATCGCGTCCGCGCGGCTGTTGCTGTACCGCGGTGATCAATCGCGAATCGAGTTGCGGGTAAGTCTGCTCGATCAGCAGTGCGGCTTGCTGACGATCGTGAGTTCGATGCCAGCCTGCGTACATCGCAGCAGCGGGGACGGCAATCAAGCCTGTGCAAAGAACCCAGCCCGCCCAACTCGTGACGCCCGTCAGAAACAGCACGCCGAGTAAGACGGCCAACAGGCACCAGCCCACGGTCGCGACGGTCAGCGCCCGCCAGCGACGCATGCGTCCGCTGACCTGATCCAGCCGCCGCAACAGACGAGGATCTGCCATTTCAACCGCCCCTGAAAGAAGACGTTCGGGCTGTGGCCTGCACGAGTTCAGCACGCTCGCAAATAGCGAGAATGATCGAGTCCCGTGACGGCTCTGGGCGGCATCCGGAGCGAACCGGCGACGCCGGGGAACCGGTGCATCATACACAATCGTTCAGGCTTGTCGTTACCCCCCCGGCAAGATTTGCAAGCACAACCCGGCGAACCTTGACGATCGGATAAGCCGGTGAAGTTTCACAGGTTGTGTCAAACTTTGAGGGCTGTGCGATGTGACCCGATTCAGTTTTCTGCGGACCCCCGGGAAACTGAAATTTTTACTCAAGTCGCCGGGGTGGTCGCAGTAGGATCGTTTAGCGAACACAAACTGATGATGGCGATAGAACGGCCGAATCTGGGCCAGGGCGGCGGCATTTGGTTTGCACCTTGGCAACGGCTGTGACAGCATGGATGCTCGACGTTCGGATCAGGAGGATTCGAGGGAATCGGATAAGACGACTGAGAACCACACCTGTGAAGAATGTTCTGGAGAAGGCTGTCATGAGATCAATACTGTTTGGCGCGGCAACGCTCGCCGCTGCGCTCTGGACTGGAACTGCGGCTCAAGCCGGTTGGTTCCACGGAGCGGGTTACAACTATATGCCGGTGTCGTGTTGTGCACCGACATCGTGCTACACCGCCTGTAAGGTGGAGCGGGAAACCTGCTACCGCACCGTGTATGACACGGTCTGCGAACCGGTGCAGGAGACCTGTTACCGCCAGGTGATGGACACCACCTACGAAGACGTCCAGCAGACCTGCTACCGCACGGTCGTCGAACAGCTCTGCCGTGAAGAGCAGTATCAGGTCTCGCACCCGATCTACGAAACGAGCTACCAGGAACAGCAGTACACGGTGCAGCGTCCGGTCTACGAGACGCAGTATCGTCAGGAAAGCTACCAGGTCAGCCGGCCGGTCTATGAGACCGTCAATCGACCGGTCTGCCGCACCGTGTACCGCCCTGTCACCGAGACGATCAACCGTCAGGTCCAGCGGACCGTGATGCGTCAGGTTGTCGAAACCGTCAACCAGGAACGCTGCTATACCGTGATGCAGCCGGTCACCACGATGCAGACGACGCAACGCGTTGTCGGCCAGTGGGTCAATCAGCCGGTCACGATTCCCGGTCCGGTTGTGCCGCAAGTCACTCGCGACTGTAACGGCTGTCCCCGCGTCTGCCTGACGCAGTGTCCGCCGATTCAGACCTGCCGTCGCGTCTGGTGCCCGCAGGTTGTCCAGTGTCAGGTTCCCTGTACGACCATGGTTCGTCAGGTCGTTCGCCAGAACTGCCCCGTGCAGGTTTGTCGAATGGTGCCTGAGTGCGTGACCGAAAACTGTCCGGTGACTGTATGCCGCATGGTGGCCGAACAGGTGACCGAAAACTGCCCGCAGCAGGTTTGCCGCTGGGTTTGTGAGACCAAGACCTGCCAGATTCCGATGCAGGTCTGCAAGATGGTCTGCGAAACGAAGACCTGCCGCATCCCGGTTCAGACCTGCAAAATGGTCTGCGAAACGAAGACCCGCAAGATTCCGTACTGCGTCTCGAAGCAGATTCCTTTCACCTCGACGACTCGCGTTGCGAAGTGCGTTCCTCGCCAGGAAGCCTTCACCGTGACCCGGATGGTGGCGAAAGTGGTTCCGCGTCAGGTCGCTTACGAAGTCTGCAAGATGGTTCCGGTTCAGACCTGCTGCCCGGACAACGCCTGCGGCAGTTGCGGTGCCAGCGGCCTCGGCGGCTGTGCGAACGGTGACTGTGCTTCCGGAAACTGTCCCAACGGCAACTGTGGTTCTACGACCACCTACGATGCCGCCAAGCCAGTTCCGCAGCCGGAACCGACCACGACCAACAAAACTCCGACCCCGGCTGAACAGTCTGGACCGCTGCTGAATCCGATGCCGTCAGGCCCAACCACCTGATGCCTGATCTGTCTCTCTAAACAATTCGTCCGAGACTGACCTGGACGAACTTAATCTCGCAGCGGCCGCTGGACCTTCCAGGGGCCGTTTCGCGTTGAATGGAACCTGCCGCTGCGGTTGTCTGTGATTCGGATGAACCGGACGCTAACGCGTGCCGGCTGATCGGCTTCCACAAACAAGTCCCCACATCCAATTTTGTATGCCCATCAGCCGCTGGGCATTAGCCCACGGTTCTCTTTATCTTTTTCCCTGAATCGTCCCAAGATTTCGCCGGCCGCGGCGAATGACTCTCCGAAGGGCGATGGTGCTGGCTTGTGAAAACCGTCGCTGACGCACCTTAGTTCAGGAGAGATCACATGTTGCGAAAAGCTGCGGCAGGCACATTGGCAGTGGCGGCCATCGGCGGGTTGCTGCTCGGACAAGACGTATGGAGCTACGCCCGCACCGGCGTTTGTGCCACCCGCGATTATTTTCGTGGGGAAGTTCCCGTTGAATTCGAGATCGAACGGGCGAAGCAGGAAGTCGAACAGCTCCTGCCTGAAGTCCGCAAATCGATGCACCTGATTGCAGAAGAACAGGTGGAAGTCGCGCAGTTGCAGAAGTCGATCAGCCGCAAAGAAACGATGCTCGCAGGTCAGGAAGAAGCGATTCTTTCGCTCACCAGCGATCTGAAGAGCAATGACACCAAATTCGCTTACGCCGGTCACCGCTACAGCCGTCACGAAGTCGAGAAGGATCTCGCCGAACGGTTCAACCGCTTCAAGATCGCCGAAGAGACCGTGAAGCGCGAACGGCAGGTGCTGGTCGCCAAGGAGACCGCACTGGTCGCCAATCGCGAAACGCTGGAGAACATGCTGTCGCAGCGGAAAAATCTGGAAGCCGAACTCGAACGCCTTGAAGCCCGGCTGGCCACGGTCGCCGCGCGTAAGCAGATCAACGGCCTGCAGATTGACGATTCGCAGCTCAATCGCGTGCGGGCGTTGATCGGTACGATCGAAAAACGACTGGATGTCGAGGACGCCGTGCTGGCTGCCGAAGGCGACCTGAGCGGTTTGATTCCGCTGGAACGCCATCAGGA from the Planctomicrobium piriforme genome contains:
- the lepA gene encoding translation elongation factor 4, which encodes MKPEFIRNFSIIAHIDHGKSTLADQLLLKSGAIDERTYQAQILDDLDVERERGITVKARAVAIKYPYKGQIYQLNFIDTPGHVDFHYEVSRSLAACEGALLVVDAFQGVQAQTVANAYAAIEAGLEIIPVINKIDLPVTRIEEVCEEIENVIGLDASNALRVSAKAGIGIEDCIEAIIQRIPAPKGLPDAQLRALVFDSKYDDYRGVVTYIRVVDGTIRKKDRIRFMRGATVHEVIELGQFCPFMETVEELGPGQAGYLITGVKVLGNIHVGDTVTLQGNPASEPLPGYKQPKQMVFCGMYPIDATDFEKLRFELDKMLLNDASFSFAPETSDALGFGFRCGFLGMLHMEIIQQRLEKEADVDLIQTAPNVTYQLLKRTGELVTIDNPAEVPDSGSIDEFREPIARVTFILPTASMGTIMQLCSDRRGEYKSTEFLGRDRAQLVYEMPLAEIIYDMHDKLKSITRGYGTMDYEVVGFKAADLVKLDILVKGNLVEALATIVHRQSAERRGRALVKKLKEEIPRHQFEVPIQAAIGSRVIARETIQALRKNVTAKCYGGDISRKRKLLQKQKEGKKRMKQFGEVEIPQKAFLSVLEAGKDD
- a CDS encoding class I SAM-dependent methyltransferase, with protein sequence MSNADQEIRSGRRYAFGKNWSSFLTTLDDARIEIAMQSLRDLLGVDTLEGRTFLDVGSGSGLFSLAARKLGADVTSFDYDNDSVACAIELRKRYETDPARWSIQQGSALDEPFLNSLGTFDVVYSWGVLHHTGDMWRALDLASNACRSGGLLAIALYNDQGWRSRGWRRVKQIYCSGAAGRAAMTLAFYPYFAARTALVSLVRRQNEFAAYRRHRGMSIVHDWRDWLGGLPFEVARFDDVVSFFACRDFELVRGTRTHRLGCHEFVFCKSPEAQRKSPTGDQSHPQG
- a CDS encoding coiled-coil domain-containing protein; protein product: MLRKAAAGTLAVAAIGGLLLGQDVWSYARTGVCATRDYFRGEVPVEFEIERAKQEVEQLLPEVRKSMHLIAEEQVEVAQLQKSISRKETMLAGQEEAILSLTSDLKSNDTKFAYAGHRYSRHEVEKDLAERFNRFKIAEETVKRERQVLVAKETALVANRETLENMLSQRKNLEAELERLEARLATVAARKQINGLQIDDSQLNRVRALIGTIEKRLDVEDAVLAAEGDLSGLIPLERHQEEQTEADIAAAVETYFNKPSDERVAERIEK